Proteins from a genomic interval of Enterococcus faecium:
- a CDS encoding YjzD family protein: MRYIVTLFWAVVLGQVVGYIGAALTSGTYDFTLTTIISFIAGVIILLIGAVAPRKETSAHS; the protein is encoded by the coding sequence ATGCGATATATCGTTACATTATTCTGGGCTGTCGTTCTAGGTCAAGTAGTCGGTTATATTGGTGCTGCATTAACAAGCGGAACATATGATTTTACTTTGACAACAATCATTTCATTCATTGCGGGTGTCATTATCCTTTTGATTGGTGCAGTTGCGCCAAGAAAAGAAACCTCTGCCCATTCGTAA
- a CDS encoding multidrug efflux MFS transporter gives MEINWRKNLVIAWIGCFFTGASISLVMPFIPVYVEQLGTPKDQIELFSGLAISVTAFASAVVAPIWGNLADRKGRKLMMIRAAAGMTLTMGSLAFVPNAYWLLIMRFWNGILSGYIPNATAMIASQAPREKSGWALGTLSTGAIAGNLIGPSMGGALAQWFGMENVFLITGALLMITTVLTIFLVKEDFHPIEKKDLISTKEIFSKMDHLSILIGLFITTLILQIGITTISPILTLYIRELSGSTENILFVSGLIVSIAGVSAVFSSPKLGKLGDKIGNQKVLIGGLILSFCCYLPMAFVTTPLQLGILRFILGFSTGALMPSVNTLISKITPQEGVSRIYSYNQMFSNFGQVLGPMLGSTVAHAYNYSAVFIVTSLFVLSNILLSLFNFRKVLRSRL, from the coding sequence ATGGAGATTAATTGGAGAAAAAATTTAGTGATTGCGTGGATTGGCTGTTTTTTCACTGGTGCAAGTATTAGTTTAGTTATGCCATTCATACCAGTTTATGTTGAGCAACTAGGAACACCAAAAGATCAAATCGAATTGTTTTCGGGACTAGCAATCTCTGTGACTGCTTTTGCATCTGCCGTGGTTGCACCAATCTGGGGAAATCTAGCTGATCGAAAAGGCCGAAAACTCATGATGATCCGTGCAGCAGCAGGGATGACATTAACAATGGGATCTTTGGCTTTTGTACCGAACGCGTATTGGCTTTTGATCATGCGGTTTTGGAATGGGATTTTGTCTGGATATATTCCAAATGCCACAGCGATGATTGCTTCACAGGCACCTAGAGAAAAGAGCGGATGGGCGTTAGGAACATTGTCTACCGGAGCGATTGCTGGAAATCTGATCGGACCTTCAATGGGCGGTGCACTGGCTCAGTGGTTTGGTATGGAAAATGTATTCTTGATCACAGGGGCTTTGTTGATGATCACAACGGTATTGACCATTTTCTTAGTCAAAGAAGATTTCCATCCGATCGAGAAAAAAGATCTGATAAGCACCAAAGAAATTTTTTCAAAAATGGATCATCTCTCTATTTTGATCGGTCTCTTCATTACGACCTTGATTTTACAGATAGGAATCACTACGATCAGCCCTATTTTGACCTTATATATTCGTGAATTGAGCGGAAGTACAGAAAATATCCTTTTTGTCAGCGGCTTGATTGTTTCGATAGCTGGTGTTTCCGCTGTCTTTTCTTCACCGAAACTAGGAAAACTAGGGGATAAGATTGGGAATCAAAAAGTTCTAATTGGAGGACTCATTTTATCATTTTGCTGTTATTTACCTATGGCATTCGTCACTACACCGCTCCAATTAGGTATACTTCGCTTTATTTTAGGCTTTTCAACTGGCGCTTTGATGCCTTCTGTCAATACACTGATCAGTAAGATTACGCCTCAAGAAGGAGTCAGCCGAATCTATAGCTACAATCAGATGTTTAGCAACTTTGGACAAGTTTTAGGTCCCATGCTAGGATCGACAGTCGCGCATGCTTATAATTACAGTGCTGTTTTTATTGTGACAAGTTTGTTTGTTCTGTCAAATATTCTTCTTTCTTTATTCAACTTTCGTAAAGTTCTTCGCAGCAGATTATAA
- a CDS encoding NCS2 family permease, whose protein sequence is MEKFFGLKKNNTNVSTEIMAGVTTFFAMSYILFVNPTILSASGMPFQAVFLATIIASIIGTLVMGLFANVPYAQAPGMGLNAFFTFTVVFGLGYSWQQALAMVFICGLINIFITVTNIRKMIIRAIPESLQHAIGGGIGIFVAYVGIKNAGFLSFSADQSAISSSVVEGGKATNVTINGGIVPALANFDNAPILLAVIGLVLTAILVVKNVRGAILIGIVATTVLGIFMGVVDLSSIDWQTNSLGNSFKELGTTFGAAFGSEGMQSLFSDSSKIPQVLMTIIAFSLSDTFDTIGTFIGTGRRTGIFSKEDEIALEDGRGFKTKMDKALFADAIATSVGAIFGTSNTTTYVESAAGIGAGGRTGLTSVVVAVLFALSSLFSPLIAIVPNQATAPALILVGVMMMASFADIKWLDMEEALPAFFASIFMGLCYSISYGIAAGFIFYTIVKVIKGKYNQVSVALWIVDILFIINFIILATI, encoded by the coding sequence ATGGAAAAGTTTTTCGGTTTAAAGAAAAACAATACAAATGTATCAACTGAAATAATGGCGGGAGTAACGACATTCTTTGCCATGAGTTATATCTTATTCGTAAATCCGACGATTTTGTCAGCATCAGGTATGCCCTTCCAAGCAGTATTTCTAGCGACAATCATTGCATCGATTATTGGTACGCTGGTAATGGGATTGTTCGCAAATGTACCATATGCTCAGGCACCTGGTATGGGATTGAACGCATTTTTCACTTTTACGGTCGTTTTTGGGCTTGGTTATTCTTGGCAACAAGCCTTGGCAATGGTGTTTATTTGCGGATTAATCAATATTTTTATTACTGTCACAAATATTCGAAAAATGATTATTCGGGCGATTCCCGAAAGTCTTCAACATGCGATTGGTGGCGGGATCGGTATTTTCGTTGCGTATGTCGGAATCAAAAATGCAGGATTCTTATCTTTTTCAGCAGACCAGTCAGCTATTTCGAGCTCTGTCGTTGAAGGCGGAAAAGCGACAAATGTTACGATAAATGGTGGAATCGTCCCTGCGTTAGCCAACTTTGACAACGCTCCTATCTTATTGGCTGTGATTGGTTTGGTACTGACAGCCATTTTAGTTGTAAAAAATGTCCGTGGGGCTATTCTTATCGGTATCGTAGCGACCACAGTCCTTGGTATTTTTATGGGTGTTGTTGATTTAAGTTCCATTGATTGGCAAACGAATTCGTTAGGTAATTCATTTAAAGAATTAGGAACAACTTTCGGTGCAGCATTTGGTTCTGAAGGCATGCAATCTTTATTCAGTGATTCTTCCAAGATTCCTCAAGTATTGATGACGATCATCGCATTCAGTTTATCTGATACTTTCGATACGATCGGAACATTTATCGGTACAGGACGCCGCACAGGTATTTTCTCAAAAGAAGACGAGATCGCGTTGGAAGATGGTCGTGGGTTCAAAACAAAAATGGATAAAGCACTATTTGCCGATGCGATCGCTACTTCTGTGGGGGCTATCTTTGGTACATCGAATACAACAACTTATGTCGAATCTGCAGCTGGGATCGGGGCCGGTGGACGTACTGGTTTGACTTCAGTAGTAGTGGCAGTGCTATTCGCATTAAGTAGTTTATTCTCTCCACTGATCGCCATTGTACCAAATCAAGCAACTGCGCCAGCATTGATTTTAGTTGGAGTAATGATGATGGCTTCTTTTGCAGACATCAAATGGCTAGATATGGAAGAAGCTTTACCGGCCTTCTTTGCATCGATCTTTATGGGATTGTGCTATAGCATTTCCTATGGGATTGCAGCAGGATTTATTTTCTATACAATTGTGAAAGTAATCAAAGGAAAATACAATCAAGTTTCTGTTGCTTTGTGGATCGTTGATATTTTATTCATTATCAACTTCATCATTCTAGCAACAATTTAA
- a CDS encoding Cof-type HAD-IIB family hydrolase has product MNKKLIAIDLDGTTLNQDSMITSKTKETLKKAINAGHHVSIATGRPFRMSHQFYQQLELTTPMVNFNGALVHIPNQHWDGERETLINREIAFEILSQKKQLNLDFIAAENRDTFFIDSFDFFDEKIFASSRPGEKNLLSPKNLTTNPTSLLVRTDKRFAGAVSAELTRQFGSYVDVRTWGGPTAILEIVSKGIQKAKGVQEIANYLSIDQKDVIAFGDEHNDLELLDYAGWGVAMANGTDQLKGIANDVTPLSNQEDGLAVYLEKLLKL; this is encoded by the coding sequence TTGAATAAAAAATTAATTGCCATCGATCTGGACGGAACTACCCTCAATCAAGATTCGATGATTACATCTAAAACAAAAGAGACTCTGAAAAAAGCAATCAATGCCGGTCATCATGTCAGTATTGCTACAGGACGCCCATTCCGAATGAGCCATCAGTTTTACCAACAATTAGAATTAACAACACCGATGGTTAATTTTAACGGCGCATTAGTACACATCCCTAATCAGCACTGGGATGGTGAAAGAGAAACGTTGATCAATCGTGAAATCGCTTTTGAAATCTTATCGCAAAAAAAGCAGCTAAATTTAGATTTTATCGCTGCTGAAAATCGTGATACTTTTTTTATTGACAGTTTTGATTTCTTTGATGAAAAAATTTTTGCTTCTTCTCGTCCAGGAGAGAAGAATTTGCTTTCTCCTAAAAATTTGACGACAAATCCTACATCTTTGCTTGTCCGAACAGACAAACGTTTTGCAGGAGCTGTATCTGCTGAATTAACACGTCAATTTGGCAGTTATGTCGATGTTCGGACATGGGGTGGACCTACTGCCATCTTAGAGATTGTTTCAAAAGGAATCCAAAAAGCAAAAGGCGTGCAAGAGATTGCTAACTACCTGTCTATCGATCAAAAAGACGTCATTGCCTTTGGTGACGAGCATAATGATTTGGAATTGTTGGATTATGCAGGTTGGGGAGTAGCTATGGCTAACGGTACTGATCAACTCAAAGGCATTGCAAATGATGTCACTCCTTTGAGCAATCAAGAAGACGGTTTAGCTGTTTATCTGGAAAAACTACTTAAACTATAA